The window ATTTTCTTTTATATCTATTTTTTGCTGTAATGCGATAATCAGCATATAAACAACACCCACACCCGCCAGTTCATACATATTGCTTAAACAATCATTTTGTTTCGGGTCAATAATATAATCGGTATCAGGCAGAAATTCTTTTGGCTGGTGATGGTCAAGTATAATAACATCCATTCCAAGTGCCTTGGCAAATTCAACTTCTTCCAAAGAAGTTATGCCGCAGTCTACTGTTATGACAAGGCTGTAACCTTCCCCGCGGATTTTTTGCAGGGCCGGTTTGTTTAGGCCATATCCTTCTGCTATCCTGTCAGGAATGTAGTATTCAACTTTAGTAAAACTGCCCAATGCTTTTTTCAAAACAGCGATACATGTTATTCCGTCAACATCATAATCGCCATAAATTAAAATTGATTCTTTATTTTTTACTGCCTTTAAAATCCTGGATACAGTCCTGTCCATTCCCTTTAAAATATAGGGGTCCGACAGGTTTTTTAATTCCGGGTATAAATATTTTTTGCCGTCATGGATTGTTTTTATGCCCCTGTTTATCATAATTTGAGCTATCAGCGGGGCAATGTTTAAACTATCTGAAATATTTTTCCCCAATATTGTTTCATTTTTCGCAAAGGATATCTTCTTATTATATAAAAGCGATATTGTTTCCATGGATATTACTCTTTGAACAATTTCCTTCTTTTAAAATTCAATTTTTCTTCATATTTATTTTTGAAAAAGCGTATTTTATCCCTTAATTGCGCGGCTCTTTCGAAATCCAGTTTTTCAGCGGCTAAAAACATATCGACTTCCCACCCGGCAATTTTTTCATTTATTTGTCCCTCCGGTATATACTCGTTTCTCTCCTCCCTGACTGTATCAACTTCATTAATCCCTTCAATCATTAGGGGAATTGATTTTTTTATTGTTGCAGGGACAATAGCGTTTTTTTCATTAAATTTAATTTGTAAATTGCGCCTTCTGTCAATCTCTTCGACAGCTTTTTTCATGGATTCGGTGACGGAGGATGCGTACATTATAACTTCTCCATGAATATTTCTTGCCGCCCTGCCGCTGACCTGTATCAGCGATGTGGCCGAGTGCAGAAAGCCTTCTTTATCCGCGTCCAAAATCGCCACCATAGAGACTTCCGGCAAATCCAAACCTTCGCGTAATAAATTAATACCCACAAGGCAATCATATTTTCCAAGCCGTAAATCCCTGATAATAGCAAACCTTTCCAAAACCTCAATTTCAGAATGTAAATAGCAAACCTTTATACCTTTATTAAAAAGATAGTCAGCTAAATCTTCCGCCATCCGTTTAGTTAAAGTTGTTATAAGGGTCTTTTCTCCTTTTCCGGATTTTTCCTTTATCCTTTGCAGTAAATCCTCAATCTGGCCTTCAACCGGCCTTATAATTATTTTTGGTTCAACAAGGCCTGTCGGCCTTACTATCTGTTCAACTACCTCATCCGTGTTCTCTATTTCATATCGGCCCGGGGTGGCTGATACATAAAGAACATTTTTAATTATTTTGTTAAATTCTTCAAAGACAAGTGGCCGGTTATCAAAAGCCGAAGGCAGCCTGAAGCCGTAATTTACTAATGTTTCCTTCCTCGACCGGTCACCGGCATACATTCCGCGCAACTGGGGTATCGTAACATGTGATTCATCTATAATAACTAAAAATTCATCTTTAAAATAATCAAGCAAAGTATTAGGTCTCTCCCCTGGCAGCCGGTTAGAAAAATGACGCGAATAATTTTCAATACCTGAACAATACCCCAATTCTCTTATCATTTCAAGGTCATATCTGGTTTTTGTTTCTAAACGATGGGCCTCGAGCATCTTATTTTGTTTCCGCAATTCCTCAAGCTGCGCCTTCAGTTCCGATTCGATCGATTTACAGGCGGCCTCAACTCTTTCCTGCGGGGTGATAAAATGTTTACGAGGGTAAATGATGAATTTATTTAAGACATTTTCCGCCTTTTTGGAAATAAGATGAAGTTTACTGATTTTTTCAATATATTCCCCGCTGAATTCTATCCTTATAATATAATCGCTGTCTGCCGGATGGACATCCACAACATCTCCCCTGACCCTGAACGTTCCCCTGCCGAAATCGATATCGTTTCTTTCATAATAGAGACTTATCAATTTCCGGATAAATATGTCCCGATCCATCTGCATTTTAACTTCCAGGCAGATTATCATATTTTCAAAATCTTCAGGGGACCCCAGCCCATATATACAGGACACACTCGCGACAATTATTACATCTTTTCTTGTCAATAAACTGGTTGTGGCTTTTAATCTTAAACGGTCTATTTCATCATTTATCGACGCGTCTTTTTCAATATAAGTGTCTGTTTGAGGAAGGTAAGCTTCCGGCTGGTAATAATCATAATAACTTATAAAATACTCAACCGCATTTTCAGGAAAATATTCTTTAAATTCCGTATAAAGCTGCCCGGCCAGGGTTTTATTATGAGATATTATGAGTGCAGGCAAATTTAAATTCTGGATCAGGTTAGCCATAGTAAAGGTTTTGCCTGAACCGGTAACTCCCAGAAGAACAAATTTTTTTTTACCGTTTTGAAAACCCTTAATCAATTTAGCTATTGCCTGCGGCTGGTCTCCTTTAGGCTGGTATTTGGAATATAATTTAAATTTTTGCCCCATTAAACCTTAAAAATCCTTCAAAAGCACTAAGTTATCCCGGTGTATTACTTCATCGTAATCTTTATAACCCAAAATATTCTTAATATCATCAGTATTTTTACCTTTAATTTTCTCTAAATCTTCATAATTGTAATTAACTAGCCCGCAGGCAAATTCCTGGTTATCAATTGATGCCACAATCACTCTATCGCCTATTTTAAACTTCCCGGATAATTTTGTGATCCCGGAGGGCAATAAACTTTTTCCTTTATCCATTAAGGCAAGATACGCCCCTTTATCGACCGTAATTATTCCTTTTGATTTAGAAGAAAATGCTATCCATTTTTTCCGGCAAGTCATTTTATTTTTTTGCGGCAGGAAAAAAGTCCCTTCTTCTTCATAAGAAAAAATACGGGAGATTATGTCCCTTTTATTCCCATTGGCTATAATTACGCCAACTCCGCTTTTCACGGCCTTTTTTGCAGCCTGAATTTTCGTATGCATACCGCCGATGCTGGTTTCATCAATATTTGTCCCTGCTATTTTTTCAATAACTGCATCGATTTTCTCCACAACCGGGATCAATTCCGCTCTTTCATATCTTCTGGGATCAGCACTGAATAATCCGTCCGTGCTTGTCAAAATCAAAAGTAAATCGGCATGAACTAAATTGGACACTTGCACGGAAAGATTGTCATTATCGCCAAATTTAATTTCATCTATTGCAATCGTGTCATTTTCATTTATTATAGGAACCGCATTAAAATTAAGAAGGTTATTCAAAGTATTGCTTGCATTTAAAAATCTCTTCCGGTCAATCAAATCGTCCTGTGTCAAAAGCATCTGCCCGACATTCACCCCCTCTTCCTTAAAATATTTTTCATATACATGCATCAATTCACTTTGCCCAATGGCGGCCAGTGCCTGCTTTTGAGGTATATCCTTCGGCCTCTTTAAAATACCTAATTTACCCATTCCCGCACCGATTGCCCCTGATGTAACAATCACGGTCTCTTTCCTGTTTTTTCTTAACAGGGAAATACCTTTCACCAGGTTTTCAATCCTTTTCTCGTCTAGTTTACCGTTTTCCGCCGTCAATACCCTTGTACCTATTTTTATAACTATTTTTCTGGAAGAATCCAAAATATTTTTTCTTCTTAAATCTATATTCATAGGCATTCTCTTCCGCCTAATGCGGGCATTGTTCGATTACTACAATTAGGTGCCTGTCATGCACCACGTTGGATGCATGACTCACCATGAACCCTGTGTGGTTCATGGTGGAGCTGGGAAGGGGAATCGAACCCCTGACCTATTGATTACGAATCAATTGCTCTGCCAACTGAGCTACCCCAGCATTAATAATTGAATAAATTATATCAAAAAAAATATGGTTTGTCCTCTTAAACGTAATATAAATTTAATTGACAACATTTTTATTTGGCATATAGATAAAATAGAAACAGCCATTGGGGACAGATATAAAAATAGATTCCTCAAGTTGCGCTGTCCCGATCATATGTTGGAGGTAAAAAAAGGGCTAAAAATAAAAAAGGTGTGGTAGCCTATATGACTGCCAAACATTAACAGCCTGGTTTGGTTACCTCTAATCTGATCGGGTTTTTTTTGCGGGTACTTAAAACAAATAAAGTATCCATATAATAACAGACCCGCACAATGCTCCTATCCGTGTAGATTTTCTAACTGATGCAATGTCTTTTCCAGAACTCGTCAACCAACCAATAAACGCACCGATCACAGCACCGTGTATTATATCAATAGTTATTGGATTATTAATGAACGGGGATGGATTGCCTGCACGCGGATTTTTATATGTATCATCATAGTATCTCCCTGCTGCCTGATCCAGGAGACTGTGTGTTTTTGCCTCTATGGTCTTAAGTAATACTTGTTCATTAATGGTTAATGGTTTTACTTTTATTGTAAATTCAGCGGGTCTCGGCTCTTCGAGCATGTGACGGACTTCTAAAGTTATATTGAGTTTTTCAATTTCACCTGTTATTTCAGCGGCAAAAATTGAACTTAGAAATCCCTGGAAGGCAAGGTTTACAACAATAAAACTAATAAGTATGCGTTTCATAATTCTCATAGCATATCTCCTCTTCATTTAGCTTGAAATTATTCTTTATTCTCGATATGTTCTTCTTGCATATTTCCCGGAATGGCAAGAAGCGTGAAATTATTTAATAATTCCCACCTCTTTTTAAAATTTTCAAGAGACATGACAACCCGGCCTTTGCCCGGATCTGACAGCATAATAACGTTACGTTCCGGGTCGTAACCTGTTAATATAACATAATGGCTGGCTTTGCCGTTTTCTGCATCAAGCATTAATATCAGCGGCCGCTGGCTGTCCAGATGGCGGTATATGCCAGTGAATTCATGGTCTATGGTACCGGGAAACACTACAACAAAATATCCTGCCTCTTCCAGCACAGTTTTAAGTGCGGCCCCTGTTATTCCTTGATTTCTTTCAGCTTCATCAAGCAGGGTTTTACACTGGGCATTGTTTAATCTAATCCCGTAGTAGCGGGTAATCATTTCCACAGAAGCCAGTCCGCAAAGATTTGTTTTTTTCTGCGCCTCAAACGGCAATTCCAGCAAAACAGCTTTATTAGAAAACAGGCTGATATTTTCATTTTGTTTAGAGAATTTATTAAGCGTGGAACAGGAGGAAAGCATCAAAATGCATATAATCAGGATATTCATTGTTTAATTTTAGGCTGAAATCCGGCTTGAGTCAATAGAATATCGTAAAATTATTTGTGTCTGGAATACCCGGCTTTACACTAAGAAACGGTGCCCCGACGTGAAGTTGGGACACTCATTAAACATAAAAGCCCCGATGGAATTGGGGCTTTTTGTTTAATGGTGCCGGGACACTTAATCTTTTCCATAGGGGCTCCGCCCCTCTGGCGTCCGCCTGAGGCGGACTGTCACCCCTTAGGAAAAACTGCCGTTTTTCCTAAAACCTTTTCCCTCGATTCTGTGTCCGTAATATCGTCACCATAAAAAAAGAGGCTTTTTTGAAGCCTCTTTTTTTATGGTGCCGGGACACAGAATCGAACTGTGGACGCACGGATTTTCAGTCCGTCGCTCTACCGACTGAGCTATCCCGGCAC of the bacterium genome contains:
- the uvrB gene encoding excinuclease ABC subunit UvrB, encoding MGQKFKLYSKYQPKGDQPQAIAKLIKGFQNGKKKFVLLGVTGSGKTFTMANLIQNLNLPALIISHNKTLAGQLYTEFKEYFPENAVEYFISYYDYYQPEAYLPQTDTYIEKDASINDEIDRLRLKATTSLLTRKDVIIVASVSCIYGLGSPEDFENMIICLEVKMQMDRDIFIRKLISLYYERNDIDFGRGTFRVRGDVVDVHPADSDYIIRIEFSGEYIEKISKLHLISKKAENVLNKFIIYPRKHFITPQERVEAACKSIESELKAQLEELRKQNKMLEAHRLETKTRYDLEMIRELGYCSGIENYSRHFSNRLPGERPNTLLDYFKDEFLVIIDESHVTIPQLRGMYAGDRSRKETLVNYGFRLPSAFDNRPLVFEEFNKIIKNVLYVSATPGRYEIENTDEVVEQIVRPTGLVEPKIIIRPVEGQIEDLLQRIKEKSGKGEKTLITTLTKRMAEDLADYLFNKGIKVCYLHSEIEVLERFAIIRDLRLGKYDCLVGINLLREGLDLPEVSMVAILDADKEGFLHSATSLIQVSGRAARNIHGEVIMYASSVTESMKKAVEEIDRRRNLQIKFNEKNAIVPATIKKSIPLMIEGINEVDTVREERNEYIPEGQINEKIAGWEVDMFLAAEKLDFERAAQLRDKIRFFKNKYEEKLNFKRRKLFKE
- the proB gene encoding glutamate 5-kinase; this translates as MNIDLRRKNILDSSRKIVIKIGTRVLTAENGKLDEKRIENLVKGISLLRKNRKETVIVTSGAIGAGMGKLGILKRPKDIPQKQALAAIGQSELMHVYEKYFKEEGVNVGQMLLTQDDLIDRKRFLNASNTLNNLLNFNAVPIINENDTIAIDEIKFGDNDNLSVQVSNLVHADLLLILTSTDGLFSADPRRYERAELIPVVEKIDAVIEKIAGTNIDETSIGGMHTKIQAAKKAVKSGVGVIIANGNKRDIISRIFSYEEEGTFFLPQKNKMTCRKKWIAFSSKSKGIITVDKGAYLALMDKGKSLLPSGITKLSGKFKIGDRVIVASIDNQEFACGLVNYNYEDLEKIKGKNTDDIKNILGYKDYDEVIHRDNLVLLKDF
- a CDS encoding papain-like cysteine protease family protein, with the protein product MNILIICILMLSSCSTLNKFSKQNENISLFSNKAVLLELPFEAQKKTNLCGLASVEMITRYYGIRLNNAQCKTLLDEAERNQGITGAALKTVLEEAGYFVVVFPGTIDHEFTGIYRHLDSQRPLILMLDAENGKASHYVILTGYDPERNVIMLSDPGKGRVVMSLENFKKRWELLNNFTLLAIPGNMQEEHIENKE